Proteins encoded within one genomic window of uncultured Draconibacterium sp.:
- a CDS encoding tail fiber protein, protein MEGYTGEIRMFAGNFAPRGWALCQGQYLEIAECQALYSILGTAYGGDGRTVFALPNICGRLPVGAGQGVNLTERFIGQMAGTENETLTLSNLPSHNHNLQASGTEGSVQVPEKSVHAISYGQIKQGGSTYTGQNINYTLNDSKVVNMNSKSLKDAGNNAEHSNMQPYLGINYIICLDQQYPTRN, encoded by the coding sequence ATGGAAGGATATACAGGAGAAATCAGAATGTTTGCCGGCAATTTTGCCCCACGTGGATGGGCTCTTTGCCAGGGACAATATCTGGAAATAGCAGAATGTCAGGCATTGTATTCTATTTTAGGTACAGCCTATGGCGGTGATGGTAGAACTGTTTTTGCATTGCCCAATATTTGCGGGCGTCTGCCTGTTGGAGCAGGTCAGGGTGTTAATCTGACAGAAAGGTTTATCGGTCAGATGGCAGGAACAGAGAACGAAACTCTAACTTTAAGCAATTTACCATCGCATAACCATAACCTTCAGGCTTCAGGAACAGAAGGTTCAGTACAGGTACCTGAAAAAAGTGTTCATGCTATTTCTTATGGACAGATAAAGCAGGGAGGTAGTACTTATACAGGTCAGAATATTAACTATACTTTGAATGATAGTAAGGTTGTTAATATGAATTCTAAGTCGCTGAAGGATGCAGGTAATAATGCGGAGCATAGTAATATGCAGCCTTATTTAGGCATTAATTATATCATTTGTTTAGATCAACAATACCCAACCAGAAACTAA
- a CDS encoding tail fiber protein produces the protein MDDGYLGEIRFFAGNFAPRNWMYCMGQILPISENQALYSLLGTDYGGDGRTNFALPDFRGRAAINPDSRIGLRHGEKGGQESVALTSQEMPAHTHELYAYNQESNSVEPLNNILGQPIGQIVIGRDTYPVSSVSYSTQSQNLVDMNSGVFSSTGSSAPHNNMQPYIGMNYIICIKGLFPSRN, from the coding sequence ATGGATGATGGATATTTAGGAGAAATCAGATTTTTTGCAGGCAATTTTGCGCCAAGAAACTGGATGTATTGCATGGGACAAATTTTACCCATAAGTGAAAATCAGGCACTATATTCTCTTTTGGGAACTGATTATGGTGGAGATGGAAGAACTAATTTTGCATTACCTGATTTTAGAGGGCGAGCTGCTATTAATCCGGATTCGAGAATAGGATTACGTCATGGTGAAAAAGGGGGACAGGAAAGTGTAGCTTTAACTTCACAGGAAATGCCGGCGCATACGCATGAACTTTATGCATACAATCAGGAGAGTAATAGTGTTGAACCACTGAATAATATTTTGGGCCAACCTATAGGACAAATAGTTATTGGCAGAGACACTTATCCGGTTAGTTCAGTTTCCTATTCAACTCAGTCACAAAATTTGGTTGATATGAATTCAGGAGTTTTCTCCTCAACCGGAAGTAGTGCGCCACACAATAATATGCAACCCTATATAGGTATGAATTACATCATTTGTATTAAAGGACTATTTCCTTCAAGAAATTAA
- a CDS encoding tail fiber protein, with product MEGYLGEIRFFAGNFAPKNWTLCQGQLLAISGYEALYSILGIEYGGDGQTNFKLPDFRGRVAINPDSSVGLRIGNYGGEETVTLSYEEMPAHIHSVQAYNSEGNEVDPNGSIFAKPTGSITIGRDNYQVESVSYSGNTQGMISMNDDLITYAGQKQPLPHNNMQPFIGLNYIICIKGNYPSRN from the coding sequence ATGGAAGGATATTTAGGAGAAATCAGATTTTTTGCAGGTAACTTTGCTCCAAAGAATTGGACACTATGTCAGGGGCAGTTATTAGCAATATCTGGTTATGAAGCTTTATATTCAATTTTAGGGATTGAATATGGAGGAGATGGCCAGACGAATTTTAAATTGCCTGATTTTAGAGGACGTGTAGCTATTAATCCAGATTCAAGTGTAGGTTTACGAATAGGAAATTACGGGGGAGAGGAGACTGTGACCCTTAGCTATGAAGAAATGCCTGCTCACATACATTCAGTACAGGCATATAATAGTGAAGGAAATGAAGTTGATCCTAATGGAAGCATATTTGCTAAACCAACGGGAAGTATAACTATAGGTAGAGACAATTATCAGGTAGAATCAGTATCGTATTCAGGGAATACTCAGGGAATGATAAGTATGAACGATGATCTTATTACTTATGCAGGACAAAAACAACCACTACCTCATAATAATATGCAGCCTTTTATTGGCTTGAATTATATTATTTGTATTAAAGGAAATTACCCATCAAGAAATTAA
- a CDS encoding tail fiber protein: MEGYIGEIRFFAGNFAPRGWMFCEGQVLSIASNTSLFAIIGNMYGGDGRSTMAVPDLRQRAAIGTGRGPGLSNYSLSQQGGVSSITLTEQQMPQHNHQMRAAEAFGDEASPAGAYPAASNGVMTIGRDNYPYQNSGYSNEDPNTQMNSQSVGVSGQSNAHNNMQPYLVCNYIICVEGLFPSRS, from the coding sequence ATGGAAGGATATATAGGAGAAATTAGATTTTTTGCAGGAAATTTTGCACCACGAGGATGGATGTTTTGCGAAGGACAGGTTTTAAGTATAGCAAGTAATACATCCCTGTTTGCTATTATTGGAAATATGTACGGCGGAGATGGAAGATCAACAATGGCAGTACCGGATCTTAGACAACGAGCAGCTATTGGTACAGGAAGAGGTCCGGGTCTTAGTAATTATTCTTTGTCTCAACAAGGAGGAGTTTCTTCAATTACTTTGACAGAACAACAAATGCCTCAACATAACCATCAAATGAGAGCAGCAGAAGCTTTTGGTGATGAAGCTTCACCCGCAGGAGCTTATCCGGCAGCTTCAAATGGAGTAATGACTATAGGAAGAGATAATTATCCTTATCAGAATTCAGGATATTCAAATGAAGATCCTAATACTCAAATGAATTCTCAGTCAGTTGGAGTATCAGGTCAGAGTAATGCACATAATAATATGCAACCATACCTGGTATGTAATTATATAATTTGCGTAGAAGGGTTATTTCCTTCAAGAAGTTGA